A genomic region of Leptolyngbya sp. NIES-2104 contains the following coding sequences:
- a CDS encoding RluA family pseudouridine synthase has product MIEFYVEESGERIDRYLADQLPDLSRSRIQKLIELGHVQVNGELCKSKKAEVEDGDLIQIELPEVQPLELAPEAIPLDVLYEDDSLIILNKPAGMVVHPSAGHESGTLVNALLAHCETLPGINGVQRPGIVHRLDKDTTGAIVAAKTEQAFHHLQEQFRTKTARRDYYAIVYGAPKQESGTIDQPIGRHPVDRQKQAIVPEEKGGRHAITHWQVKERLGNYSLLQFELETGRTHQIRVHSAFIGHPVVGDPVYSSGRSIGVNLPGQALHAWRLQLIHPVTEEWIEAIAPVPAYFTTLLEVLRKRS; this is encoded by the coding sequence TTGATTGAGTTTTATGTTGAAGAAAGCGGGGAGCGCATCGATCGATATCTCGCGGATCAGCTTCCGGATCTATCGCGATCGCGCATCCAAAAATTAATCGAACTCGGTCACGTTCAAGTCAATGGCGAACTCTGCAAATCCAAAAAAGCCGAAGTCGAAGATGGCGATCTAATTCAAATCGAACTTCCAGAAGTCCAACCGCTTGAACTTGCACCAGAAGCGATTCCTTTAGATGTTCTCTACGAAGATGATTCGCTGATTATCCTTAATAAACCTGCTGGAATGGTAGTGCATCCTTCAGCGGGACACGAATCAGGAACTTTAGTGAATGCTCTGTTAGCACACTGTGAAACACTACCAGGAATCAATGGTGTGCAACGTCCCGGAATTGTTCACCGATTAGATAAAGATACAACAGGCGCGATCGTGGCTGCCAAAACCGAACAAGCCTTTCATCATTTACAAGAACAATTCCGCACCAAAACCGCACGTCGAGACTATTACGCGATCGTCTACGGCGCACCGAAACAAGAGAGCGGCACGATCGATCAACCGATTGGGCGGCATCCGGTTGATCGACAAAAACAAGCGATCGTGCCTGAAGAAAAAGGTGGCAGACATGCGATCACTCACTGGCAAGTCAAAGAGCGATTAGGAAATTACTCGCTCCTGCAATTCGAGCTAGAAACTGGAAGAACTCATCAAATTCGAGTTCATAGCGCTTTTATCGGGCATCCAGTCGTAGGCGATCCGGTTTATAGTTCTGGTCGATCGATTGGTGTAAACCTTCCTGGACAAGCGCTTCATGCGTGGCGACTGCAATTAATTCATCCGGTCACTGAAGAATGGATCGAAGCGATCGCGCCTGTTCCCGCTTACTTCACCACACTATTAGAAGTATTGAGAAAGCGATCGTAG
- a CDS encoding cold shock and DUF1294 domain-containing protein, translating into MRTGVQRGKLVKWNDDRGFGFIQPEDHNEEAFLHISDIDRSPQVGDIIHYQTIPSKNGKPRACFATIQSAIAPQLPQLKPVSPKLVLEVVPLALIPIIGSIHFTFTQANPTPLILYPAMSGLTFVLYHEDKLRAQQRKWRFSENTLHLCEFCGGWLGAYVAQRLFRHKSSKPSYQFEFRAIVAVHLVGWLAWFLLKAK; encoded by the coding sequence ATGAGAACTGGTGTACAACGCGGAAAACTCGTGAAATGGAACGACGATCGAGGATTTGGCTTTATTCAGCCAGAAGATCACAACGAAGAAGCATTTCTACATATTTCGGATATCGATCGATCACCGCAAGTAGGTGACATCATTCACTATCAAACAATACCCAGTAAAAATGGGAAGCCTCGCGCTTGTTTTGCCACCATTCAAAGCGCGATCGCACCACAGCTACCTCAACTCAAGCCAGTTTCGCCAAAATTAGTTTTGGAAGTCGTGCCACTGGCACTCATACCAATCATAGGTTCGATCCATTTCACATTCACTCAAGCGAATCCAACTCCACTCATTCTTTACCCTGCAATGAGTGGACTTACTTTTGTCCTCTACCATGAAGATAAGCTTCGCGCTCAACAGCGAAAGTGGCGCTTCTCAGAAAATACACTACACCTCTGCGAATTTTGCGGCGGATGGTTAGGCGCTTATGTTGCTCAACGTCTCTTTCGCCATAAAAGTAGCAAGCCCTCCTATCAATTTGAATTTCGTGCGATCGTCGCTGTTCATCTTGTCGGTTGGCTGGCTTGGTTCCTTCTGAAAGCGAAATAG
- a CDS encoding SPOR domain-containing protein, which translates to MRVQLKRFGNTIAVGLLFGFGQVNLAQAQRLPPPPNVPPVPSAPLPNVPVTPIPVAPAPIPNVPVTSPDERIYTAPRIDPGGNPVSRGYRVIVDSDSPFLLQQVRSIQPDAFIQNFGGRRVIQAGLFSDESKARFQVSRLASQGIDSRITGRSPEFGNAQRGYYAIVPGSQREVQEYRERALRLGVSSSLLQIRDRPRGLHLAVGPFANQREAEQVVRYLRDQGSLDARLFYDR; encoded by the coding sequence ATGCGAGTTCAATTGAAACGATTTGGAAACACGATCGCAGTTGGATTACTCTTCGGATTCGGTCAGGTCAATCTTGCCCAAGCTCAGAGATTACCCCCGCCCCCGAATGTTCCGCCCGTTCCGAGTGCGCCCCTTCCAAACGTTCCGGTCACACCGATTCCGGTCGCACCTGCTCCGATTCCAAATGTTCCAGTGACTTCTCCAGATGAGCGGATTTACACCGCACCACGAATCGATCCCGGTGGAAATCCAGTTAGTCGTGGATATCGGGTGATTGTCGATAGCGATAGCCCATTTTTGTTACAGCAAGTCCGATCGATTCAACCCGATGCGTTTATTCAAAATTTTGGCGGACGCAGAGTGATTCAGGCTGGATTGTTTAGCGATGAGTCGAAAGCACGTTTTCAGGTTTCACGATTGGCATCTCAGGGGATTGATTCGCGAATTACAGGTCGATCGCCGGAATTTGGCAACGCTCAACGCGGATATTACGCGATCGTTCCGGGCAGTCAGCGCGAGGTGCAAGAATATCGAGAACGGGCGCTTCGTTTGGGTGTCAGTTCCTCACTGTTACAAATTCGCGATCGTCCTCGTGGCTTGCATTTAGCTGTAGGTCCGTTTGCAAATCAGCGTGAGGCGGAACAAGTCGTGCGGTATTTGCGCGATCAAGGCAGTTTAGATGCTCGATTGTTTTACGATCGCTAA
- a CDS encoding Uma2 family endonuclease, giving the protein MVLQTPQQLIVTWEPLPEDYPLPDDPAENIQQPALAAALTDALGANDRIQPETLIGSNFGIVASVHRKIVVKAPDWFYVPQVQPIAETVIRRSYTPNLEGAPVAVVMEFLSNEDGGELSIRSTPPYGKLHYYEQILQVPTYVTYDPYELSLEVRCLQDQRYQIQAANADGRFWIPELQLFLGIWNGERLGQRTN; this is encoded by the coding sequence ATGGTTCTCCAAACTCCTCAACAATTGATCGTGACTTGGGAGCCGCTACCCGAAGACTATCCTCTCCCTGATGACCCTGCGGAAAACATTCAACAACCCGCACTCGCTGCCGCGCTCACCGATGCGTTAGGAGCCAATGATCGCATTCAGCCCGAAACGCTAATCGGCTCTAACTTTGGTATCGTTGCCTCAGTTCATAGAAAGATTGTGGTCAAAGCTCCCGATTGGTTTTACGTTCCACAAGTTCAGCCGATTGCAGAAACTGTCATTCGACGCAGCTACACCCCAAATTTAGAGGGTGCTCCCGTCGCGGTCGTGATGGAATTTCTTTCAAATGAAGACGGGGGCGAACTCTCAATCCGCTCAACTCCCCCTTATGGCAAGTTGCACTACTACGAACAAATTCTGCAAGTCCCAACTTATGTGACTTACGATCCATATGAGTTGAGTCTAGAGGTTCGCTGTCTCCAGGATCAGCGCTACCAAATTCAGGCAGCGAACGCAGATGGGCGGTTTTGGATTCCAGAACTTCAGCTATTCCTGGGAATTTGGAACGGTGAACGGCTAGGTCAACGAACGAATTGA
- the cobA gene encoding uroporphyrinogen-III C-methyltransferase, producing MMNSTDPACVGKVYLVGAGPGDPGLMTLKGKALLETADVVVYDALVSEPILAMINPIAEKIDAGKRRGRHSMAQDEINQLLIDKAHEAAIVVRLKGGDPFIFGRGGEEMMDLIAAGVSVEMVPGITSGIAAPAYAGIPLTHRSYSSSVTFVTGHEEAGKYRPAVNWGAIAHGSETIVIYMGVHNLPVIIEKMHQAGMSLETPIAMVRWGTRPEQQELIGTLATMPAQMEAANFGAPAIAVIGNVVNLHEILSQCRPQFLEVTHQSM from the coding sequence ATGATGAATTCAACAGATCCAGCTTGTGTCGGTAAGGTCTATTTAGTTGGTGCGGGACCGGGCGATCCGGGTCTCATGACCTTGAAAGGAAAAGCATTGCTCGAAACTGCGGATGTGGTCGTTTACGATGCGTTAGTCAGTGAGCCGATTTTAGCGATGATTAACCCGATCGCAGAAAAGATCGATGCGGGAAAACGTCGTGGGCGGCATTCAATGGCACAAGACGAAATCAATCAATTGTTAATCGACAAAGCCCATGAAGCCGCGATCGTGGTGCGCTTAAAAGGCGGCGATCCGTTTATCTTCGGGCGTGGTGGCGAAGAAATGATGGATCTGATTGCAGCAGGTGTTTCCGTCGAAATGGTTCCAGGCATTACTTCTGGAATTGCGGCTCCAGCTTATGCGGGAATTCCGTTAACTCATCGATCGTATAGTTCATCGGTAACATTCGTAACCGGACACGAAGAAGCTGGAAAGTATCGCCCTGCCGTGAATTGGGGCGCGATCGCTCACGGTTCAGAAACGATCGTGATTTACATGGGCGTTCACAATCTGCCTGTGATTATTGAGAAGATGCACCAAGCGGGAATGAGTTTAGAAACCCCGATCGCGATGGTACGCTGGGGAACTCGTCCAGAGCAGCAGGAATTGATCGGAACCTTAGCAACCATGCCTGCACAAATGGAAGCCGCGAATTTTGGAGCGCCAGCGATCGCGGTCATTGGTAACGTTGTGAATCTACATGAAATTTTGTCGCAGTGTCGCCCTCAATTTCTAGAAGTCACCCATCAATCGATGTAA
- a CDS encoding ShlB/FhaC/HecB family hemolysin secretion/activation protein: MSPKTPWTLGLLALAGIGIQSPAFANPAANLGEFTGRLTAEPLKLKDIEPKPVLETSTLPAPKLPETTEVATGTFRVDRFEVEGSTRFKPEDFKAVTAPFVGKDLTFAQLLEARSAITKLYVDQGYTTTGAMISPQTLEDGVVKVQVVEGTLEDIKVTGNHRLNPKYIRDRIKLGVGAPLNVSRLLENLQQLRLDPRISNVSADLQSGVRPGTNLLQVEVREADTFSIGTSFDNGRSPSVGSFRRKLELREGNLFEFGDALTFAYSNTRGSNTIDLNYTVPINARNGAVWLSYGSGRNNVIEEPFTVLDIQSRSRYYELGFRQPLIQRTSTDFAIGFLFSRQESQTALGLDNIGGFPLSPGADSEGRTKVSALRFFQEYTQRSTQHVFALRSQFSLGLNWLNATVNENAPDSRFFSWRGQGQWLRQVAPETVFLVRGDVQLSGNSLVPLEQFGIGGQLTVRGFRQDALLTDSGALMSAEFRFPVVRSRSLGTFQLAPFIDVGTGWNIGSDTPSSNTLVGAGLGLIWRQSDRVSVRLDWGIPLTSTGGERRSLQERGLYFSVNYAPF, from the coding sequence ATGTCTCCCAAAACCCCCTGGACGCTTGGTTTATTAGCACTCGCTGGCATTGGAATTCAATCTCCCGCATTCGCCAATCCTGCCGCAAATCTTGGTGAATTCACAGGCAGGCTCACTGCCGAACCGCTCAAACTAAAAGATATTGAGCCAAAACCTGTTCTAGAAACTTCGACGCTCCCTGCTCCGAAACTACCAGAAACAACCGAAGTGGCAACCGGAACATTTCGCGTTGATCGCTTTGAAGTCGAAGGCAGCACCCGCTTCAAACCCGAAGATTTCAAAGCCGTCACCGCACCCTTTGTCGGAAAAGATTTAACCTTCGCTCAATTGCTCGAAGCGCGATCGGCAATTACGAAACTCTATGTCGATCAAGGCTATACAACTACAGGAGCAATGATTTCACCGCAAACGCTCGAAGATGGCGTGGTGAAAGTTCAAGTCGTAGAAGGCACACTCGAAGACATTAAAGTGACCGGAAACCACCGATTGAATCCGAAATATATTCGCGATCGCATCAAACTCGGAGTTGGAGCGCCATTAAATGTCTCTCGATTATTAGAAAACTTACAGCAACTCCGACTCGATCCGAGAATTAGCAATGTTTCTGCGGATCTGCAATCGGGAGTCCGTCCCGGCACAAACTTGCTTCAAGTTGAGGTTCGAGAAGCCGATACTTTTAGCATTGGCACTTCATTCGATAATGGTCGATCGCCCAGTGTTGGCAGTTTCCGCCGTAAGCTCGAATTGCGAGAAGGTAACTTATTCGAATTTGGAGACGCGCTGACTTTCGCCTACTCGAATACGAGAGGCAGCAATACGATCGACTTAAACTACACCGTTCCAATCAACGCCCGAAATGGTGCAGTTTGGTTAAGCTATGGTTCCGGTCGCAACAATGTGATCGAAGAACCTTTTACGGTATTAGATATCCAATCTCGATCGCGCTATTACGAACTCGGTTTTCGTCAGCCTCTGATCCAACGCACCTCAACTGATTTCGCGATCGGCTTCCTGTTCTCCCGCCAAGAAAGCCAAACCGCCCTTGGACTCGATAACATTGGTGGCTTCCCGCTCTCACCCGGAGCCGATTCAGAAGGACGCACGAAAGTTTCTGCATTGCGCTTTTTCCAGGAGTATACTCAGCGCAGTACACAGCACGTTTTTGCTTTACGATCGCAGTTCAGTCTCGGTCTGAATTGGCTAAATGCCACTGTGAACGAGAATGCTCCGGACAGTCGTTTTTTCTCGTGGCGCGGTCAAGGTCAATGGCTCCGTCAAGTCGCACCTGAAACTGTATTTTTAGTGCGGGGTGATGTTCAACTTTCAGGCAATTCGCTCGTTCCGCTCGAACAATTTGGCATCGGTGGACAGCTTACCGTACGAGGATTTCGACAAGATGCACTCTTGACTGACAGTGGTGCATTAATGTCGGCTGAATTTCGCTTTCCCGTTGTGCGATCGCGCAGTCTTGGAACCTTCCAACTCGCGCCGTTTATCGATGTTGGCACAGGTTGGAACATTGGTAGCGATACTCCAAGCTCAAATACTTTAGTCGGTGCAGGACTGGGATTGATTTGGCGACAGAGCGATCGCGTTTCGGTGCGACTCGATTGGGGAATCCCGCTGACTTCCACGGGTGGCGAACGTCGATCGCTGCAAGAACGCGGACTGTATTTCTCAGTGAACTACGCACCGTTCTAA
- a CDS encoding Uma2 family endonuclease has product MNIAAKKLSFEDYLKFCETSQEPYELVRGELQLMTPPTWIHFLITDYLATSFKHEIARIGHSWIVVQGSGQQTAEDTSRLPDISIVPFDVISNSLDQTAVLTIAALLVVEVISDSTALQDYREKVTEYQTKGIREYWIADPDPFGAAKYIGSPKRPTVSIYSLVDGVYEVKRFQGSDRVFSPTFPALQLTTEQILRAGK; this is encoded by the coding sequence ATGAACATTGCAGCGAAAAAACTGTCCTTTGAAGACTACCTAAAGTTTTGTGAAACTAGCCAAGAGCCTTATGAGTTGGTTCGGGGAGAATTGCAGCTTATGACTCCGCCAACTTGGATACATTTCCTGATTACTGACTATCTAGCCACATCCTTTAAGCATGAAATTGCTCGGATTGGACATTCTTGGATCGTTGTGCAAGGTTCTGGACAGCAAACGGCTGAAGATACTTCGCGATTACCAGATATATCGATCGTGCCTTTCGATGTGATTTCAAATAGTCTTGATCAAACTGCTGTCTTAACGATCGCGGCTCTGTTAGTGGTAGAAGTGATTAGCGATAGTACTGCACTGCAAGACTATCGAGAAAAAGTAACCGAGTATCAAACCAAAGGCATTCGAGAATACTGGATTGCTGATCCTGATCCGTTTGGAGCAGCGAAGTATATTGGCTCTCCTAAGCGCCCGACAGTTAGTATTTACTCACTAGTCGATGGTGTTTATGAAGTAAAGCGGTTTCAGGGAAGCGATCGCGTTTTTTCCCCAACGTTTCCAGCCCTGCAACTGACTACTGAACAGATTTTGAGGGCTGGAAAATAG
- a CDS encoding sirohydrochlorin chelatase: MQSAYLLVTHGSRDIRPQIAIDQLRDRIEQRLSVPVGAAVLECAPTELHEQIEEFSRQHPTLSEIKIVPLFLLPGVHVKEDIPEQIAIAQSRIHPKLELLPHLGSHSGMVEVLASRISQISADARILMSHGSRRTGGNAPIDNIASAINAVSAYWSVEPKLETRILELKQRGCQRIAILPYFLFSGGITDAIAQSIQTLSEQHPDLTLQWLTPFDYCEDLVRLILEFIAVQTSAELLTRSSK; this comes from the coding sequence TTGCAATCTGCTTATCTCCTCGTTACGCATGGAAGCCGAGATATTCGCCCTCAGATCGCGATCGATCAGTTGCGCGATCGTATCGAACAGCGTTTATCTGTTCCCGTTGGAGCTGCCGTTTTAGAATGCGCCCCAACCGAATTGCATGAACAGATCGAAGAGTTTAGCCGCCAGCACCCAACCCTTTCAGAAATTAAGATTGTGCCGCTATTTTTGTTGCCCGGCGTTCATGTCAAAGAAGACATTCCGGAGCAAATTGCGATCGCTCAATCTCGAATTCATCCAAAACTTGAACTGTTACCCCATTTAGGGAGTCATTCGGGAATGGTCGAAGTTCTCGCTTCACGGATTTCTCAAATTTCCGCAGATGCCCGAATTTTGATGTCTCATGGCAGCCGTCGCACAGGTGGAAATGCTCCGATCGACAACATCGCAAGCGCGATCAATGCTGTTTCTGCTTATTGGTCAGTTGAACCAAAGCTAGAAACGCGAATTTTAGAATTGAAACAGCGAGGATGTCAGAGAATCGCAATTCTGCCGTACTTTCTCTTCTCAGGCGGAATTACAGACGCGATCGCTCAATCCATCCAAACTCTGTCTGAACAACACCCTGATCTAACGCTGCAATGGCTCACCCCGTTTGATTATTGTGAAGATTTGGTGCGATTGATTCTTGAGTTTATCGCGGTGCAAACTTCAGCCGAATTGCTAACGCGATCGAGCAAATAA